From a region of the Coprococcus comes ATCC 27758 genome:
- the rpmB gene encoding 50S ribosomal protein L28 → MAKCAICEKGAHFGNNVSHSHRRSSKMWKSNVKSVRVKTENGGTQKMYVCTSCLKSGRVERA, encoded by the coding sequence ATGGCTAAATGTGCTATTTGTGAAAAGGGTGCTCATTTCGGAAATAACGTAAGTCACTCTCATAGAAGATCATCTAAGATGTGGAAATCTAACGTAAAATCCGTTAGAGTTAAAACGGAAAACGGCGGAACACAGAAAATGTACGTATGTACAAGCTGCCTGAAATCCGGACGCGTTGAAAGAGCTTAA
- a CDS encoding LCP family protein has protein sequence MKNRNLVIVILAVICAGLLAGVVYTVTKGKSGTQKKQEASAEAGADETESQSGIIEEDGKKYKLNPDIKTVLFMGVDKEEKADLGNNPGENGQSDSLNLLVLNKEEKTAQIIQISRDSMVGIDIYDVTGNRLMTENGQIALQYAYGDGAEESCRLTSEKVSELMYGVNVDSYFSLTLEGLVVATDAVGGITLTVPEDYTAVDPAFEKGAEVTLNGELAEKYVRKRDIEVLDSNNQRMERQSQFMDALIEKMQSIQSETEYLSLYQKLEDYMTTNMTADEMEELTDYKVAEDTVKVPGEIIEKDGHAQYLVDNKELKKIILKMFYKIM, from the coding sequence ATGAAGAATAGAAATCTGGTAATCGTGATACTTGCAGTTATCTGCGCAGGGCTGTTGGCAGGTGTCGTTTATACGGTTACAAAAGGGAAAAGCGGTACGCAGAAAAAACAGGAGGCATCGGCAGAAGCGGGTGCAGACGAAACGGAATCACAGTCCGGAATCATCGAAGAAGACGGAAAGAAATACAAACTCAACCCGGATATCAAGACCGTTCTGTTCATGGGTGTTGACAAGGAAGAAAAAGCAGATCTTGGTAATAACCCGGGAGAAAACGGACAGAGCGACAGCCTGAATCTTCTGGTCCTTAACAAAGAAGAGAAGACGGCACAGATCATTCAGATTTCCAGAGATTCTATGGTGGGAATCGATATTTATGATGTGACAGGTAACAGGCTGATGACGGAAAATGGGCAGATCGCACTTCAGTACGCATATGGGGACGGGGCAGAAGAGAGCTGCCGTCTGACATCTGAGAAGGTATCAGAACTGATGTATGGCGTGAATGTGGATTCTTATTTTTCACTGACGCTGGAGGGGCTGGTTGTAGCAACCGATGCGGTTGGAGGAATTACTCTTACCGTGCCAGAAGATTATACAGCTGTTGATCCTGCATTTGAAAAAGGTGCAGAAGTTACTCTTAATGGGGAACTTGCTGAAAAATATGTCCGTAAAAGAGATATTGAAGTCCTTGACAGTAACAATCAGCGCATGGAACGTCAGTCACAGTTTATGGATGCTCTGATCGAGAAGATGCAGAGTATTCAAAGCGAAACAGAGTATCTTTCTCTGTACCAGAAATTGGAGGATTACATGACAACAAACATGACTGCGGATGAGATGGAAGAGCTGACAGATTATAAGGTTGCAGAGGACACCGTGAAAGTTCCGGGTGAGATTATTGAGAAAGACGGACATGCGCAGTATCTGGTAGACAATAAAGAATTAAAAAAAATAATATTAAAAATGTTTTACAAAATAATGTAA
- a CDS encoding DAK2 domain-containing protein produces MATKSIDVELLAKMFLAGAQNIEAKKEYINELNVFPVPDGDTGTNMSMTIMAAAKEVTALEGMDMASLAKAISSGSLRGARGNSGVILSQLLRGFTKSIKTESEIDVPALARAAVRAKETAYKAVMKPKEGTILTVAKGVAEKAQTLAEETDDLEEFLPKLIEEAETVLAKTPDMLPVLKEAGVVDSGGQGLLEVLRGAYDAFLGKEIDYSALAPTPQAVNATKAETEGTVDIKFGYCTEFIILLDKEFTEKDEIEFKAYLESIGDSIVCVADEDVVKIHVHTNDPGLAIQKALTYGQLSRMKIDNMREEHQEKLIKDAEKLAAAQKEKEKAKEPRKKVGFIAVSIGEGLNEIFKELGVDYIIEGGQTMNPSTEDMLTAIDHVNADYIYILPNNKNIVMAANQARDLTEDKDIIVIPTKTVPQGITAVLNYNAEEDVDTNEETMLEAIKCVKTGQVTYAVRDTHIDDKEIHEGDIMGIGDAGILAVGKSVDGTTKDMLAQLVNDDSELISLYYGEEVSEEEAEKLTAEIEELYPDMDVDAHMGGQPIYYYVLAVE; encoded by the coding sequence GTGGCAACAAAGAGTATCGATGTAGAACTGCTTGCGAAGATGTTTCTTGCAGGCGCACAGAATATAGAAGCAAAAAAGGAATATATCAATGAACTGAACGTGTTCCCTGTACCGGATGGTGATACAGGAACCAATATGTCTATGACAATTATGGCGGCAGCGAAAGAAGTAACTGCACTGGAAGGCATGGATATGGCTTCTCTTGCGAAGGCAATTTCATCCGGTTCTCTCCGTGGTGCAAGAGGTAACTCCGGTGTTATTCTATCCCAGCTGCTCCGCGGATTCACAAAATCCATCAAGACGGAAAGCGAAATTGATGTACCTGCACTTGCAAGAGCAGCTGTACGTGCAAAAGAGACAGCATATAAGGCTGTTATGAAGCCGAAAGAAGGTACGATTCTTACCGTTGCAAAAGGGGTGGCTGAAAAGGCTCAGACACTTGCAGAGGAGACAGATGATCTGGAAGAATTTCTCCCGAAGCTGATTGAAGAGGCAGAGACTGTTCTGGCAAAGACTCCGGATATGCTTCCTGTATTAAAGGAGGCAGGTGTTGTAGATTCCGGCGGACAGGGACTTCTGGAAGTACTGCGCGGGGCATATGATGCATTCCTCGGTAAAGAGATTGACTACAGCGCACTTGCACCAACTCCTCAGGCTGTTAATGCAACAAAGGCTGAAACTGAGGGTACAGTGGATATCAAATTTGGATACTGTACCGAATTTATTATTCTTCTGGATAAAGAATTTACAGAAAAGGATGAAATAGAATTTAAGGCTTATCTGGAATCCATTGGTGATTCTATCGTATGTGTAGCAGATGAAGACGTTGTTAAGATACATGTTCATACGAACGATCCGGGACTTGCAATCCAGAAAGCACTTACTTATGGACAGTTATCCCGTATGAAGATTGATAATATGCGTGAAGAGCATCAGGAAAAGCTGATCAAAGATGCAGAAAAGCTTGCAGCAGCCCAGAAAGAGAAAGAAAAAGCCAAAGAGCCACGTAAAAAGGTCGGATTTATTGCTGTTTCGATCGGAGAAGGATTAAATGAAATCTTCAAAGAACTTGGCGTGGACTACATTATCGAGGGTGGTCAGACCATGAACCCGAGTACGGAGGATATGCTGACAGCGATCGATCATGTAAATGCAGACTATATTTACATTCTTCCGAATAATAAGAATATCGTAATGGCTGCAAATCAGGCGCGTGATCTGACAGAAGACAAGGATATTATCGTAATTCCGACAAAGACCGTTCCGCAGGGAATCACAGCAGTTCTGAATTACAATGCAGAAGAAGATGTGGATACAAATGAAGAGACGATGCTGGAAGCGATCAAATGTGTAAAGACAGGTCAGGTGACTTATGCTGTCCGTGATACCCACATCGATGATAAAGAAATCCATGAAGGTGATATCATGGGAATTGGTGATGCAGGTATCCTTGCAGTTGGCAAGTCTGTCGATGGTACTACAAAGGACATGCTGGCACAGCTGGTAAATGATGATTCTGAACTGATCAGTCTCTATTATGGAGAAGAAGTTTCCGAAGAAGAAGCAGAAAAGCTGACAGCAGAGATTGAAGAATTATATCCGGATATGGACGTAGATGCACACATGGGCGGACAGCCGATTTATTACTATGTGTTGGCGGTAGAATAG
- a CDS encoding transglutaminase domain-containing protein encodes MRKKMHQTGKFFSFILLGLGCLCLISGGILIGRQMSATPKAESSAPEEVPYEQEKITDAEVTGEFYYEQLSDEEQTVYREILQGIQENKKEIYLHCSNANTANEVFQNVLNDRPEIFWCDGNATSTEYSQSEGQSRYVVIEPNYLYEGEEKEQRNQEIESARATCLSGISDLSDEYEKIKYIYTYLIDNVDYDLDAPDNQNIYSALVGKRSVCAGYAKSCQYLLQQLGIYCIYVTGQTTDPNGGVADHAWNIVQCNGQYYYVDTTWGDPIFLGEDNGYQIPNLIAYDYLCCSEKELEKTHMISTDYVYPSCQSENLNYYQLNGMYYDTYEPGILREVIDRSIESQEAYTVFKMSDDAVYQDVVDEMHETLMEEGAGYLGELYGLWQVSYSYSEEASLNKFIIYWFYE; translated from the coding sequence ATGCGAAAAAAGATGCATCAAACAGGGAAATTTTTTTCGTTCATTCTTTTGGGACTTGGCTGTCTCTGTCTTATATCCGGAGGAATCCTGATCGGCAGACAAATGTCAGCCACTCCGAAAGCAGAGAGTTCCGCGCCGGAAGAAGTTCCTTATGAACAGGAAAAAATTACGGATGCAGAGGTTACCGGAGAATTCTACTATGAACAGCTTTCTGATGAAGAGCAAACGGTTTACCGGGAAATTCTTCAGGGTATCCAGGAAAATAAAAAAGAAATTTATCTGCATTGCAGCAACGCGAATACTGCAAATGAAGTATTTCAGAATGTGTTAAATGACAGACCGGAAATTTTCTGGTGTGATGGAAATGCAACTTCCACAGAATATTCTCAGTCTGAAGGCCAGAGCCGATATGTAGTAATAGAACCCAATTATCTTTATGAAGGAGAAGAAAAAGAACAACGGAATCAGGAGATTGAATCGGCAAGAGCCACCTGTCTTTCTGGCATTTCAGACCTTTCAGATGAATACGAAAAGATAAAATACATTTACACCTATCTCATAGATAACGTAGATTATGATCTTGATGCACCGGATAACCAGAATATTTACAGTGCTCTTGTCGGAAAAAGATCGGTTTGTGCCGGCTATGCAAAAAGCTGCCAGTATCTGCTGCAACAACTGGGTATTTACTGCATCTATGTAACCGGACAGACTACAGATCCAAATGGAGGCGTCGCAGACCATGCATGGAATATTGTTCAGTGCAATGGTCAGTATTATTATGTAGATACAACCTGGGGAGATCCGATTTTTCTCGGCGAAGATAATGGCTATCAGATACCGAACCTGATTGCTTACGATTATCTCTGCTGCAGTGAAAAAGAGCTAGAAAAAACACATATGATCAGCACGGACTATGTATATCCGTCATGTCAGTCTGAAAATCTGAACTATTATCAGCTGAACGGCATGTATTATGATACCTATGAGCCTGGTATTCTGCGAGAAGTGATCGACAGATCGATTGAGAGCCAGGAGGCTTATACGGTATTTAAAATGTCAGATGATGCAGTCTATCAGGATGTCGTGGATGAGATGCACGAAACCCTCATGGAAGAAGGTGCAGGATACCTGGGTGAGCTATATGGACTTTGGCAGGTTTCTTATTCATACAGTGAAGAAGCATCCCTTAACAAATTTATTATTTACTGGTTTTATGAATAA
- a CDS encoding CpsB/CapC family capsule biosynthesis tyrosine phosphatase has product MLVDIHCHILPGVDDGAPDMETSRAMIRDAYEQGVRYIIATPHYRPEMFEPSMKKVIRVYHELRDYAEEVGIGLRLGCEYYRNEQMIRHLDKKLRPTMLGSRYVLAEFSTNDSFVTVRNYIYELITKGYRPIVAHVERYFCCQEPERIQELKKLGAQIQINADSVLGYEGHTIKKFCAGLMKDDLVDFIGSDAHNLEGRKMNLGKCATYVRKKMGQDYAEEIFVDNPRQIWKSR; this is encoded by the coding sequence ATGTTGGTAGATATTCATTGTCATATTCTTCCGGGAGTGGATGATGGAGCACCGGATATGGAGACTTCCAGAGCAATGATACGGGATGCCTATGAGCAGGGAGTACGTTATATCATTGCGACTCCGCATTACAGACCGGAGATGTTTGAGCCTTCCATGAAAAAGGTGATCCGGGTATACCATGAACTTCGCGATTATGCTGAAGAAGTTGGAATTGGACTGAGGCTTGGCTGCGAGTATTACCGGAATGAGCAGATGATCCGGCATCTTGATAAGAAGCTTCGGCCGACGATGCTTGGAAGCAGATATGTTTTGGCAGAGTTTTCAACCAATGACAGTTTTGTCACGGTCCGTAATTACATTTATGAGCTGATCACCAAGGGATATCGACCGATCGTTGCACATGTTGAAAGGTATTTTTGCTGTCAGGAACCGGAGAGAATCCAGGAACTGAAAAAACTTGGAGCACAGATCCAGATAAATGCAGATTCCGTATTGGGATATGAAGGACATACGATTAAAAAGTTCTGTGCCGGCCTGATGAAAGATGATCTTGTTGATTTTATAGGATCAGATGCACACAATCTGGAGGGGCGGAAGATGAACCTCGGGAAGTGTGCCACTTACGTCAGAAAAAAGATGGGACAGGATTACGCAGAAGAGATTTTTGTAGATAATCCAAGACAGATATGGAAGAGCAGATAA
- the recG gene encoding ATP-dependent DNA helicase RecG: MNEQSEIRNLKGIGAKTEELFHKMGIFTIGDLLRYYPRGYDVYEEPVSVGELEEGKISTVKGVIYGRVQVGGGKRMQITTAYVKDLTGTLKVIWFRMPFLRNTLKQGMPVIIRGRVVSKKDQLIMEHPELFSPPDSYDKKCGTLQPIYPLTAGMTNNAVAKAVKGAMEYLDLVSDDLPKDLRLRYHLAEYNYAIRGIHFPLDKAEFYHARERLVFEEFLVFVLALRRTRERNERAENGFVIKRRSEIDRFLANLPYELTGAQKRVWEQIQEEMCGKLVMSRLIQGDVGSGKTIVALLALLLAALNGYQGAMMAPTEVLAKQHYESIIEMLEKYQIPVKTELLTGSMTAKEKREAYQRIAAGEVQIVLGTHALIQEKVEYQNLALVVTDEQHRFGVRQREALAGKGQIPHILVMSATPIPRTLAIILYGDLDISVIDELPANRLPIKNCVVDTSYRPTAYRFMQKQVAEGRQCYVICPMVEESEAMDAENVLDYAQLLQSEMGDKIRIAALHGRMKQAEKDEIMGAFAKNEIQVLVSTTVIEVGINVPNATVIMVENAERFGLAQLHQLRGRVGRGRHQSYCIFMSGSKTKETKKRLEILNKSNDGFFIANEDLKLRGPGDLFGIRQSGLMDFRIGDVFQDSELLKKAGEASGEILREDPLLEGEKYKLLGEKLAAYISGNNLETTL, encoded by the coding sequence ATGAATGAGCAGTCAGAAATCCGTAACCTGAAAGGAATCGGGGCAAAAACCGAGGAACTGTTTCACAAGATGGGAATTTTTACCATCGGCGATCTGCTCCGTTATTATCCCAGAGGATATGATGTATATGAAGAGCCGGTGAGCGTAGGAGAGCTGGAAGAAGGAAAGATCAGCACGGTAAAAGGCGTGATATACGGAAGAGTACAGGTTGGAGGAGGAAAGCGTATGCAGATTACGACAGCATACGTAAAAGATCTGACTGGTACTTTGAAGGTGATCTGGTTTCGTATGCCGTTTCTGCGTAATACATTGAAGCAGGGAATGCCGGTTATCATAAGAGGACGGGTAGTTTCAAAAAAGGATCAGCTGATTATGGAGCATCCAGAGTTATTTTCACCACCGGATAGTTACGATAAAAAGTGTGGAACTCTTCAGCCAATTTATCCGTTAACTGCCGGTATGACGAACAATGCGGTAGCAAAAGCGGTTAAAGGTGCGATGGAATATCTGGATCTCGTCTCTGATGATCTACCGAAAGATCTGCGCCTTCGATATCATCTGGCTGAGTATAACTATGCGATCCGCGGGATACATTTTCCACTGGATAAGGCAGAATTCTACCATGCAAGAGAGAGACTTGTATTTGAAGAATTTTTAGTTTTCGTGCTTGCTCTTCGCAGGACGAGGGAGCGAAATGAGCGTGCCGAAAACGGATTTGTGATAAAAAGGCGGTCGGAAATCGACCGCTTTCTTGCAAATCTGCCATATGAACTGACCGGAGCACAGAAGAGAGTCTGGGAACAGATCCAGGAGGAGATGTGCGGAAAGCTAGTGATGTCACGCCTGATCCAGGGGGATGTTGGCTCTGGCAAGACAATAGTAGCGCTTCTGGCTCTTCTTCTGGCGGCACTGAACGGTTATCAGGGCGCAATGATGGCTCCGACAGAAGTTCTGGCCAAGCAGCATTACGAATCAATCATAGAGATGCTGGAAAAGTATCAGATTCCGGTGAAAACCGAGCTCTTGACCGGGTCGATGACAGCAAAGGAAAAAAGGGAAGCTTATCAGAGGATTGCTGCGGGAGAAGTGCAGATTGTTCTGGGAACCCATGCACTGATCCAGGAGAAGGTGGAATACCAGAATCTGGCACTTGTTGTTACCGATGAACAGCACCGATTTGGTGTCCGTCAGAGAGAGGCACTTGCCGGGAAAGGACAAATTCCTCATATTCTTGTAATGAGTGCGACACCGATTCCTCGAACACTGGCAATCATTTTATATGGAGATCTGGATATTTCGGTGATTGATGAACTTCCGGCAAACCGTCTGCCAATCAAGAACTGTGTGGTGGATACCAGTTACCGACCGACTGCTTACCGCTTTATGCAGAAGCAGGTCGCCGAAGGAAGACAGTGCTATGTGATTTGTCCGATGGTAGAAGAGAGCGAGGCAATGGATGCAGAGAATGTTCTTGACTATGCGCAGCTTCTGCAAAGTGAGATGGGTGACAAGATCCGGATCGCTGCGCTTCATGGGCGGATGAAACAGGCAGAAAAAGACGAGATCATGGGAGCATTTGCAAAGAATGAGATCCAGGTCCTGGTGTCGACAACAGTTATCGAGGTTGGTATCAATGTGCCGAATGCTACGGTGATCATGGTGGAGAATGCTGAGCGTTTTGGGCTGGCGCAGCTTCATCAGCTCCGCGGGCGCGTAGGACGTGGCAGACACCAGTCCTATTGTATTTTTATGAGTGGTTCGAAGACGAAAGAGACAAAAAAACGACTTGAGATCCTGAACAAATCCAATGATGGATTTTTTATTGCGAATGAAGATCTGAAGCTTCGGGGACCAGGAGATCTTTTTGGAATCCGGCAAAGCGGATTAATGGATTTCCGGATCGGAGATGTGTTCCAGGATTCGGAGCTTCTGAAAAAAGCAGGAGAAGCTTCGGGGGAAATCCTGAGGGAAGATCCACTGTTAGAAGGCGAAAAATATAAACTGCTTGGTGAAAAGCTTGCGGCATACATTTCGGGAAACAATCTGGAAACGACGTTGTAG
- a CDS encoding class B sortase has product MKDRTRKIIVAVLLVIAVCCAGYLIWYYATAAKTKQSYDDAKKLSTENVKPSKTNSDDGEQTKPEIPVDFTALQEKNPDIYAWIKIDGTTVDYPVCQNNEDDNYYLSHTWERVEAADGAIFTQACNSKNFTDFNTVIYGHQMGEGVDTMFHTLDRYLEEGYIEKYPNVIIYTPDHVLTYRIFAAVIYDDRHLINSFNYVMDDQRQAFLDSLQDSRDLRSRYSDIESVGTEDRILSLSTCVTGESNHRLLVEAVLTNEE; this is encoded by the coding sequence TTGAAAGACAGGACAAGAAAGATTATTGTTGCGGTGTTGCTTGTGATAGCAGTCTGCTGTGCAGGTTATCTGATTTGGTATTACGCCACGGCGGCAAAGACGAAGCAGTCGTATGATGATGCAAAAAAGCTGTCAACGGAAAATGTGAAACCGTCAAAAACAAATAGTGATGACGGAGAGCAGACAAAGCCGGAGATACCGGTTGATTTTACTGCTCTTCAGGAAAAAAATCCGGACATTTACGCATGGATTAAGATTGATGGAACAACCGTTGATTATCCGGTTTGCCAGAATAATGAGGATGATAATTATTATCTATCTCATACCTGGGAACGGGTAGAAGCGGCGGATGGTGCTATTTTTACACAGGCATGCAACAGTAAGAATTTTACAGATTTCAATACGGTTATTTACGGACATCAGATGGGTGAGGGTGTAGATACCATGTTTCATACACTGGATCGTTATCTGGAAGAAGGATATATTGAAAAATATCCAAATGTGATCATTTATACACCAGATCATGTTCTGACTTACCGGATTTTTGCGGCAGTTATTTATGATGACCGTCATCTGATCAACTCTTTCAATTATGTAATGGATGACCAGAGACAGGCTTTTCTGGATTCACTTCAGGATTCCAGAGACCTGAGAAGCCGTTACAGTGATATCGAAAGCGTAGGAACAGAAGACCGGATCCTGTCGCTCAGTACCTGTGTGACGGGAGAATCAAACCATAGACTTCTTGTGGAGGCGGTTCTGACAAATGAAGAATAG
- a CDS encoding YveK family protein, which translates to MSELKQLEMQKDDEMEIDLGEIFHLLMNKLWIIVLCFIIGATLAFGGTKLLITPKYSASSMIYILTKTTSVTSLADIQMGTQLTADFEILATSRPVLEEVIEKLNLDYTYEELKSMIQTDNQTDTRILRFTVSNANAKEAKKIANELADVTAERVAYVMSSDKPKVVEEAVVPKYPSSPNTKKNTAMGGLAFAFVAATVIVLRYLMNDTIQTEEDIKKYLGLHMLAAIPTEKRESI; encoded by the coding sequence ATGAGTGAGTTGAAACAGTTAGAAATGCAAAAAGATGATGAGATGGAGATCGATCTCGGAGAAATTTTTCATTTGCTGATGAATAAATTGTGGATAATTGTTTTGTGTTTTATCATAGGAGCGACACTTGCGTTTGGTGGTACGAAACTGCTGATCACACCGAAATATTCCGCTTCCTCAATGATTTATATCTTAACAAAAACAACAAGTGTGACATCCCTTGCAGATATTCAGATGGGTACGCAGCTTACAGCAGACTTTGAGATTTTGGCAACGAGCCGTCCTGTTCTCGAAGAAGTAATTGAAAAATTAAATCTGGATTATACATATGAAGAGTTAAAAAGTATGATTCAGACAGATAATCAGACAGATACCCGTATTTTGAGATTTACTGTTTCGAATGCAAACGCTAAAGAAGCAAAGAAAATTGCAAATGAACTTGCGGATGTGACAGCTGAGAGAGTGGCATATGTAATGTCCAGTGACAAGCCGAAGGTTGTTGAAGAAGCTGTTGTGCCAAAATATCCTTCTTCACCGAATACTAAGAAGAATACTGCAATGGGTGGACTTGCATTTGCGTTTGTGGCAGCTACTGTTATTGTACTTCGTTATCTCATGAATGATACAATTCAGACAGAAGAAGATATTAAAAAATATCTTGGACTTCATATGCTTGCAGCGATTCCGACAGAAAAGAGGGAATCGATTTGA
- a CDS encoding CpsD/CapB family tyrosine-protein kinase — protein MKKVNLSIEKKSYGVREAIRTLRTNLQFCGDDKRVILVTSCVPREGESSVSVALAESIADMGKSVILVDADIRNSVMASKLQITGADKGLSHFLSGQCVLADVIMATNIPKFHILLSGPEAPNPTELLESKRFTGMLESMKNVYDYIIIDCPPLGLVIDAAIIGHQSDGAIIVVEAGKTKYRLVQNVKDQLENSGVSVLGVVLNKVERKNQKGYYNKYYGSQKYEGYYGHNEETKNA, from the coding sequence TTGAAAAAGGTTAATTTATCGATTGAAAAGAAAAGCTACGGGGTGCGTGAAGCAATCCGGACATTGCGTACCAATCTGCAGTTTTGCGGAGATGATAAAAGAGTCATTCTTGTAACAAGCTGTGTGCCGAGAGAGGGGGAAAGCTCTGTTTCTGTTGCGCTGGCAGAATCAATTGCAGACATGGGAAAATCTGTTATTCTTGTTGATGCGGATATCAGGAATTCTGTTATGGCATCGAAACTTCAGATTACCGGTGCAGATAAAGGGCTGTCACACTTCCTCTCCGGACAGTGTGTGCTTGCAGATGTGATTATGGCGACAAATATTCCGAAATTTCATATTCTTCTTTCCGGACCGGAGGCTCCGAATCCGACAGAGCTTCTGGAATCCAAACGTTTTACCGGTATGCTGGAGTCCATGAAGAATGTCTATGATTATATTATCATTGACTGTCCGCCGCTTGGTCTTGTTATTGATGCGGCAATCATCGGACATCAGAGTGATGGCGCGATCATTGTTGTCGAAGCAGGTAAGACCAAATACCGTCTGGTGCAGAATGTAAAAGACCAGCTGGAAAATTCGGGAGTGTCCGTTCTTGGTGTTGTCCTTAACAAGGTAGAGCGTAAGAACCAGAAGGGATATTATAACAAATATTATGGCTCGCAGAAGTATGAGGGTTATTATGGACACAATGAAGAAACAAAAAATGCATAA
- a CDS encoding peptidoglycan-binding protein: MRFLKAMQTSDRGNLQIQITSSIDSFPVPDASIRISYTGIPENTLEELTTDSSGQSETIELDAPPVEYSLDATNEEQPYAEYTLEVNAPGFEPVNVAGTEILAGVTAIQKIRLRPLVTEDQTPEIFVIPAHTLYGVYPPKIPENEIKPVNETGEIVLSRVVVPEYIVVHNGSPRDSTAQNYYVKYKDYIKNVASSEIYATWPENTIRANVLAIMSFTLNRVYTEWYRNQGYDFTITSSTAFDHKWIPERNVFDSISTVVDELFADYLSRPNVRQPILTQYCDGRQVQCPNWMTQWGSKALGDQGYSPSEILRYYYGDDIYINTAEEISGIPSSWPGYTLSQGSSGTKVRQMQEQLNVIAGAYPAIPKITVDGIYGPATASSVRKFQSVFGLPVTGTVDYRTWYKISEIYVGVSRIAELS, from the coding sequence ATGAGATTTTTGAAAGCCATGCAGACTTCTGATCGGGGAAATTTGCAGATACAGATTACTTCGTCTATTGATTCTTTTCCTGTTCCAGATGCGTCAATCCGTATTTCCTATACAGGTATTCCTGAAAACACACTGGAAGAACTGACAACCGATAGCTCCGGACAAAGTGAAACCATTGAGCTTGACGCACCGCCTGTGGAGTATAGCCTGGATGCAACAAATGAAGAACAGCCATATGCGGAATATACCCTGGAAGTAAACGCTCCGGGATTCGAGCCGGTCAACGTCGCAGGAACGGAAATACTGGCCGGTGTGACGGCAATTCAGAAGATTCGTCTGCGTCCACTTGTCACGGAAGACCAGACCCCGGAAATCTTTGTGATTCCTGCACATACTCTGTACGGTGTGTATCCGCCGAAAATCCCGGAAAACGAGATCAAGCCGGTAAACGAAACCGGTGAGATTGTGCTAAGCAGAGTTGTCGTGCCGGAATACATTGTTGTTCATAATGGCTCACCACGCGATTCTACCGCACAGAATTATTATGTAAAATATAAAGATTATATCAAAAATGTTGCTTCCAGTGAAATCTATGCAACATGGCCGGAAAATACGATCCGGGCAAATGTACTGGCAATCATGTCTTTTACGCTGAACCGGGTTTATACCGAATGGTATCGCAATCAGGGCTATGATTTCACAATTACATCTTCTACGGCTTTTGATCACAAATGGATTCCGGAACGAAATGTTTTTGACTCCATTTCTACAGTGGTGGACGAACTGTTTGCAGATTATCTTTCCAGACCGAATGTAAGGCAGCCGATTCTGACACAATACTGTGACGGAAGACAGGTTCAGTGTCCGAACTGGATGACCCAATGGGGTTCTAAAGCACTTGGTGATCAGGGGTATTCTCCGTCAGAAATCCTCCGCTATTATTACGGAGATGATATTTACATCAATACCGCTGAAGAAATTTCAGGCATTCCGTCTTCATGGCCAGGGTATACCCTTTCCCAGGGTTCTTCTGGTACAAAAGTCCGGCAAATGCAGGAACAGCTAAATGTCATTGCCGGTGCATACCCGGCAATTCCGAAAATCACAGTTGACGGTATTTATGGCCCGGCAACAGCGTCGTCCGTCAGAAAATTCCAGTCGGTGTTCGGGCTTCCGGTAACCGGAACTGTTGATTACCGTACATGGTATAAAATTTCCGAAATTTATGTAGGTGTATCCAGAATTGCAGAATTGTCCTGA
- a CDS encoding Asp23/Gls24 family envelope stress response protein, translating into MKGSMSTDLGIITIDPEVIAKYAGSVAVECFGIVGMAAVSMKDGLVKLLKKESLTKGIQVGISDENKITLNFHVVVAYGVSISAVTDNLISNVKYKVEEFTGMSVDKINIYIEGVRVID; encoded by the coding sequence ATGAAGGGAAGTATGAGTACTGATTTAGGAATCATCACGATCGATCCGGAAGTGATCGCAAAATATGCAGGATCTGTAGCAGTTGAATGTTTTGGAATTGTCGGTATGGCAGCTGTCAGCATGAAAGATGGTCTGGTAAAACTTTTGAAAAAAGAAAGCCTTACAAAGGGAATCCAGGTCGGAATCTCTGATGAGAATAAGATTACACTTAATTTTCATGTGGTCGTAGCTTACGGAGTAAGTATTTCAGCAGTAACAGACAATCTGATCAGCAACGTGAAGTATAAAGTTGAAGAATTTACAGGTATGAGCGTCGATAAGATCAACATCTATATCGAAGGCGTCCGCGTGATCGATTAA